The DNA segment CTTCGGCCAGGCGCGCCTGCAGGGCGTCGAATTCCGCGGTCTCTTCCGAGTCCTTGACCATGACCAGCGCATCGCCGCGCAGCTGGCCGCTCAGCACGCGCCACAGGTCGTAGAGCAGGAAGACCGCGGCGGACACGGCGAAGACCACGCCCGCGAAGTAGAAGTACCCCATCGACCAGCCGGTGGTGGGCGCCGTGACGTCCATGTTGAGCCGGGTCTGCGTCCAGCTACCCGAGAAGACCAGCCAGCAGACCCAGAGCATCAGCACCTGGCCGGTGACGACGCAGGCTTTCTTGGCGCCGTCGGGCAGCCGGCCGAGCAGCATGTCCACGCCCAGGTGGGCGTGGTCCTTCATGGCGACCACCGCGCCCAGGAAGGTGAGCCAGACGAAGAGCCAGCGCGAGACCTCTTCCGACACGGTGATGCCGGTGTTGAAGGCGTAGCGCAGCACGACGTTGCCGAACACCATCACCACCATCACCGCCAGGGCGCCGGCCATGAGGAAGTCCAGCATCCGGCAATAGCGATCCATCCACCGCTTCATGGTCTTGTCTCCTTCCCGGCTTCCGCCGATGTCGTGTCGTTATGGTTCTTGCGCGCGCGTCAGAGGCTGCGGCCGTCCAGCAGGCCGCGCGCGGCCAGGTGGTTGATGAAGGCGCGCAGGCCGAACTGCCAGGGCGGCGCGGTCTCGCTGTGGGTGACGCGGTTGCGCAGCACGCCCAGCCGGGCGCTGCGGATGGTGACCTCGTCGCCGAGTTGGTGGGTGAAGCCGGCGCCGGGTTCGCCCCGGTCTTCGATGGGCGCGAAGAGCGTGCCGAGGAACAGCATGAAGCCGTCCGGGTACTGGTGCGCGGCCAGGGTCTGCGCGACGATGTCGGCCGGGTCGCGGCTGATGCTGGCCATGGTGTTGATGCCGCGCATGGTGAAGCCGTCGGTGCCGCGCACTTCCAGGTGCACGGTTTCCCGGCGCACGTCGTCCATGCCGAAGCTGCCATCGAACAGCCGGATGAAGGGGCCGATGGCGCAGGAGGCGTTGTTGTCCTTGGCCTTGCCGAGCAGCAGG comes from the Paracidovorax avenae ATCC 19860 genome and includes:
- a CDS encoding TRAP transporter small permease, which translates into the protein MKRWMDRYCRMLDFLMAGALAVMVVMVFGNVVLRYAFNTGITVSEEVSRWLFVWLTFLGAVVAMKDHAHLGVDMLLGRLPDGAKKACVVTGQVLMLWVCWLVFSGSWTQTRLNMDVTAPTTGWSMGYFYFAGVVFAVSAAVFLLYDLWRVLSGQLRGDALVMVKDSEETAEFDALQARLAEEDRLAAQEARDVQKAQAGSTGKPRG